In Malassezia vespertilionis chromosome 8, complete sequence, a genomic segment contains:
- a CDS encoding uracil phosphoribosyltransferase (EggNog:ENOG503NUU8; COG:T; COG:Z) produces MLATGGSAIQAIQVLLDHGVKAERILFLNMIASPEGLDAIWNACPQVRVVSAWVDARLSAQNCIIPGLGDYGDRYYSG; encoded by the exons ATGCTCG CTACGGGCGGCTCGGCTATTCAGGCAATCCAAGTGCTGCTGGATCACGGGGTCAAAGCAGAGCGTATCTTATTCCTAAATATGATTGCAAGTCCAGAAGGGCTCGATGCGATCTGGAACGCGTGTCCCCAAGTGCGCGTAGTTTCGGCATGggtcgatgcgcggctctCTGCGCAGAATTGCA TTATCCCTGGCCTCGGCGATTATGGCGATCGATACTATAGCGGATAG